The Myripristis murdjan chromosome 4, fMyrMur1.1, whole genome shotgun sequence region AAGGTCATAGGTCATTAAGCTCAAGGGCCGGTTCCAAACCTAAgtccacatcatcatcatcaagaaGATCATCGTCTtgttcatcttcatcatcttcatcaccatcgtcgtcatcatcttcctcttctaGATCACTACCTGGACCAGCGACATCACATCTGGACTTGGTGCTCAGCCGCACTCGCCGCATACCTTTCTGATAAAGAGCTGGGCAAAACACAGAGTGAGAagttagtttgtgtgtgtgtgtgtgtgtgtgtgtgtgtgtaagaatgtCTGCTATATTGCTGTGTGGCCCTCGCTGGAAGTGATACAAATGTTTTCCCATAACAGTgcagcagtatgtgtgtgtgtgtgtgtgtgtgtgtgtgtgtgtgtgtgtgtgtgtgtgtgtgtgtgtgtgtgtgtgtgtgtgcgtgtgtgtgtgtgtgtgtatacaatcATAAAATTAGCCTGGCTGCAAGTGTTTAAATCTCTCTGGGAAACATTTAGAGCAGAGATCACAATCTGTTACGGGAACATCAATCTACTATTACAGTAAGTCTCCGGGGAGACCGCTgggcgtgcgcacacacatacacgcatacacacacacatacacacacgtgtgcgCATGCGCGCGGAAAtattggcacacacacacatacacacaggagaCAGAGGTTCTGAGGAAACAACTCGCTTTCCAGAAACTGGTGCAGAGGAAATGAGGGTttcactgtttcctctgcaggcaGAAACACAGTAGGGCTACAATCGTGCATCATCTTTTCTTCAtctttgcttttcctgtctTCGTTTTTCACGCTTTCTCTTTTTAAACGCTTTCTTTCTCTGACATGACCCATCCTGAAGTAATGCGTTTTGGTGAACTCACATCAacaaatgaaagcacaaatgTTAAACACACAGTAGTGCTCTTCTGTGTAAGACGTACGTCAGACGTATGAATCACAGAGAGGGTCATTCcaggtgtgtggaggagggaaCGAGGGGAAAGCTGCACATTGCCCAAGCTACCCTCACTCCCTCTGTGCTCATCTGGTGTCCTGCCTCACACTCCCTGATCCTTGCAAGTGTGTGATCCCGTTATCAGTCTGTGTTCTTTTGCTGCTCTGTGTAGGTGGCCAAAAAATGGTAAAGACGGACCAGCACAGTTGTGAAAATTGAAAAGCAAAAGCAGACATTCTCAATAACTCAGCCCCACCGCCCTGATAACCAGAGAAGTAACTCTtactttttgaatattttttgacagtaattttacttttacttaagtttTTACTGAAGAAATTTTCACAACGAACTGccagtcaacaaaaaaaaaaaaaaaagtggaaaaaataaaatcattgacTTGACCTGGTGATGAGAGCcttgtagactcaaccatcatattcTGTGcatattccacatttgtcagttgagtctacagggtcctcattTAAAAGAACCCTTGAAAATTTTCCAGAATGCACCtctaaaagaatctagtttgaacctGGTGCTCTCATCATCTATAACTTGAAAAGTGACTCAGTATCTTTTACTCCTGGTACATTtcaaatgagctactttttacttttacttcagtagatttttactgtaGTACCTCTACTTCTACTTACGTAAAATaccagcaaagtaacagtacttttacttgagtagtAATGTGTAGTACTCCACCACTGCTGATACCCATGCTTtggcacatttttcattcaaaaaccATCAGCCCTCACCGGCTTCATCTTTGTCGTCCGGCCATGACAGATCATCTGAGCTGACCTCAGCCAGGCTCGGGGTGAGGCTGGAGTCCTCTGAATCGGAGTCGAGCTCCGCCTTTTCAGCTCTGATCCCTCTACTGTGGCTCCTGGGGACCggggctggagctggagctgcacCACAGGAACAATATGGTTAAATAGTTTATCATGGcctgtgtgtctatatgtgtgtgtatgcataacGGAGACTTGCCTGATGTGTATGTCGACAGCAGCGGCGTGCACTGACGCTCTTGGAGCATACGATTCCTGACTTCATCCTTCAGTCCTGACACAGTGGCTCTGTTTTCAGAGACACATTATGATGTTAAAACAcaggtgcacacatgcataagGCACATAATCATTTACTGCTGCTTTGCCATAAATTACTATTTGAGTTTGTTACCTAACTCATGTGCtcttcacattttttgtattcCTGCATCTAACAAGACCGTAGCTGTGTCGTATGTTCTGGATCAATACATAAATGTGTCTATCTTGGTTGTATTTTTGCCTTGTAGTAGCAGCAACGAGAGCCTTTCTCATCTCCAGAAAGTAAAGAAATTTTAATATATGTGAATTTCAAACAGCTTGGAGCTGACATTTCTGAAGACTGAGCCcaagaaagagggaaaattCCATTCCAGACGCTccaagcatgcacacatacacacacacacgcagcataATTTATGACTACATTGCTTTTTAGACAGTTCTATTACCAGCTGTCCTCTTTTATATagtaaaaaggtaaataaataattaaataattagaaAGCCTCTTATTAGATAGGAGCTGACTGATACATTGGGTAATAACTGACAGCAGAATGATTATTACTCTAAAAATGATTGCTCTTTGGTCACTGTGATTATTCTACACTAAGGCCTCATACTGGCTGGAAAACAGATTAATGGTGTATTTAATAACTGATAAAGCTGTATAAAAAGGTCTGCATACTGGTCTAAATTAAGGCTGTTTTGACACTAACATTgcaccacacacattcacacatgcacctgATCTGCTGGAGctcttgctgtgtgtgagtgtactgAGAAACAGTCTTGGCCAGGTCAAAGCGGTGCGCTCTGTGACTGTCTGTGAGCTCCTCTAGTGACTGGGCAAACACACAAAGGAAAGAGATTAAGGATTTggaagaatattaaaaaaaacaacaaaaaaaaaaaaacaatcacaaaaccGTGAACAAGCAGAACCTGAATGTGTTCACCTTGCAGCTGCGTTCATATTGTCTCCTGCTCTCTGACTGCTGGAGAAGCacgtcctcctcctgcctccctgtcaagagcaaaacaaagacgAGGCATTATGAGCAAGACCATGCTTGCCTTTGCTTTGCGGGCCAGAGTTGGGTTTAGGACATGTGCTGTCCCGTAAAATCAGTGCAAGAGAATGGTATGATGTTTGTGGGTGTATGTGACTCACTTAGCCGTGTTTTCAGTTGGTCCACGTCTATCCgcagctgctccagctcctctcGGCAGAGCTTGGAGCTGAAACTgggaagcagaaaaaaaagtggtgatacaacttgctgttgttttgttttttttcccacatctgGCTTTCCAAATTTAAAAAGTGTCACCTAGACACTGTCGTAGAAGAAAACTCTTGCAAACATCTAAGTGAGGTGTAAATGTTTTTGTATAAAGTCAAGAGATGAACCCATAATCATGTCAGTCTGCGGTTActccaccctccccacccccaatTCCGCCACCCATGCACCTCTCCTCCACGTTGCCTAGCAACGCGGCTCTGGTGATGTGTCCACGGAGACTGCTCAGCTCACGTCCgacctctctcctccactgctccatccctccctctgctcctggACACTGTCGCCTCCTCGCTTCGTCCCTCTCCTTTGACTCCTCACGCAGCCTGCGAATCTCCTCTGGGGAAGACAGACAGCTCCGTGAGAGGG contains the following coding sequences:
- the LOC115358312 gene encoding general vesicular transport factor p115, giving the protein MNWDNQLSSNLSAADGSVAKMRERLTSVGKFSSGREDLFPWKEMIHESDLDPPTLPVPLARAALPLQPSSSLSPAVQWADLAAIQSQLQMQSQAIESLTQKLQDVEKERRSQQCHIHSLQEEIRRLREESKERDEARRRQCPGAEGGMEQWRREVGRELSSLRGHITRAALLGNVEESFSSKLCREELEQLRIDVDQLKTRLRRQEEDVLLQQSESRRQYERSCKSLEELTDSHRAHRFDLAKTVSQYTHTQQELQQIRATVSGLKDEVRNRMLQERQCTPLLSTYTSAPAPAPVPRSHSRGIRAEKAELDSDSEDSSLTPSLAEVSSDDLSWPDDKDEAALYQKGMRRVRLSTKSRCDVAGPGSDLEEEDDDDDGDEDDEDEQDDDLLDDDDVDLGLEPALELNDL